The proteins below are encoded in one region of Ricinus communis isolate WT05 ecotype wild-type chromosome 6, ASM1957865v1, whole genome shotgun sequence:
- the LOC8270580 gene encoding beta-glucosidase 24 isoform X2, with translation MNIIMGPRSSLLLGLLVLLIIGSLDTNESKKEEIPILKFDSNQFPDGFFWGVATSAYQTEGAANKSGRGPSIWDTFTHEYPERIDDGSNGDVAVDFYNLYKEDIRRMSKQIGMNAFRFSISWSRVIPSGRVREGVNEEGIEFYNNVIDEAINNGLEPFVTIFHWDVPQALEDKYGGFLSPNIVDYAELCYQRFGDRVKHWITLNEPFVFSTHSYESGSLAPGRCSPWVNRACQAGNSATEPYIVSHHLLLAHAAAVDIYKKQHLNGKIGITLDVTWTEPYSDSPADRAAAQRNLDFIYGWFMDPLTYGQYPRTMQTLVPDRLPKFTRKQVRMLKGSYDFIGINSYTSSYASANATIDPDPTHIRYATDSHVNLTKYKNDKPIGLQASPSWLYIYPDGIRYILNYTKSTYKDPIIYITENGIGDGINLSLEEARKDLQRIQYHEEHIWKVLRSICEFNVNVQGYFVWSFIDNMEWSSGYTIKMGLYQVDRKNKLTRRPKLSVSWFKEFLKNKASIGGPKCTLLYKTQTQEASSEDTEEL, from the exons ATGAACATAATTATGGGACCTAGAAGCTCTCTGCTGTTAGGATTGTTAGTCCTGCTGATAATTGGCTCTCTTGATACTAATGAgtcaaagaaagaagagattCCAATTCTTAAGTTTGATAGTAATCAGTTTCCAGATGGTTTTTTCTGGGGAGTAGCTACATCTGCATACCAA ACCGAAGGCGCAGCAAACAAAAGCGGAAGAGGACCCAGTATATGGGATACATTTACCCATGAGTATCCAG AAAGGATAGATGATGGCAGCAACGGAGATGTTGCGGTTGATTTTTATAATCTCTACAAA GAGGATATCAGAAGAATGAGTAAGCAAATTGGTATGAATGCTTTCAGATTCTCCATCTCATGGTCAAGAGTAATACCCA GTGGAAGGGTAAGGGAAGGAGTAAACGAAGAAGGGATTGAATTTTACAACAATGTCATTGATGAAGCTATCAACAATG GCTTGGAGCCTTTCGTGACTATTTTTCATTGGGATGTTCCTCAAGCACTTGAAGACAAGTATGGTGGCTTTTTAAGCCCTAACATTGT AGATTATGCGGAACTATGCTATCAAAGATTTGGGGACCGAGTGAAACACTGGATCACTTTAAATGAACCATTTGTTTTTTCCACTCATAGCTATGAATCTGGTAGTTTGGCTCCAGGCCGATGTTCACCTTGGGTGAATAGGGCATGCCAAGCAGGAAACTCAGCAACTGAACCTTACATAGTTAGCCATCATTTGCTCCTTGCTCATGCAGCAGCtgttgatatatataaaaagcaG CATCTAAATGGCAAAATTGGAATAACACTGGATGTAACCTGGACTGAACCTTACTCCGACAGTCCTGCTGACCGTGCAGCAGCTCAAAGGAATCTTGATTTCATATATGGTTG GTTTATGGACCCTTTAACCTATGGTCAATATCCAAGGACAATGCAGACTCTAGTTCCAGATCGATTGCCCAAATTCACTAGGAAACAAGTTCGAATGCTAAAGGGATCATATGATTTTATTGGCATAAACTCCTATACTTCAAGTTATGCTTCTGCCAATGCTACTATTGACCCTGATCCAACTCATATCAGATATGCAACTGACAGTCATGTTAATTTGACAA AGTATAAGAATGACAAACCCATTGGCTTACAG GCTTCTCCAAGTTGGTTGTATATTTACCCAGATGGAATCCGATATATTTTGAACTATACCAAATCTACATATAAGGAtccaataatttatattactgAAAATG GAATTGGAGATGGAATAAATCTCTCTTTAGAAGAAGCTCGAAAGGATTTACAGAGGATACAATATCATGAGGAACATATTTGGAAAGTCCTTAGATCCATTTG TGAGTTCAATGTTAACGTGCAAGGTTATTTTGTATGGTCTTTTATAGACAACATGGAGTGGTCAAGTGGATATACTATAAAGATGGGTTTGTATCAAGTGGACCGCAAGAATAAACTGACAAGACGCCCAAAACTTTCAGTCAGTTGGTTCAaggaatttttaaaaaataaagcttCTATTGGTGGACCCAAATGCACTCTACTATACAAAACCCAGACCCAGGAGGCTTCTTCAGAGGATACAGAAGAGCTGTAG
- the LOC8270580 gene encoding beta-glucosidase 24 isoform X1: MNIIMGPRSSLLLGLLVLLIIGSLDTNESKKEEIPILKFDSNQFPDGFFWGVATSAYQTEGAANKSGRGPSIWDTFTHEYPERIDDGSNGDVAVDFYNLYKEDIRRMSKQIGMNAFRFSISWSRVIPSGRVREGVNEEGIEFYNNVIDEAINNGLEPFVTIFHWDVPQALEDKYGGFLSPNIVDDFRDYAELCYQRFGDRVKHWITLNEPFVFSTHSYESGSLAPGRCSPWVNRACQAGNSATEPYIVSHHLLLAHAAAVDIYKKQHLNGKIGITLDVTWTEPYSDSPADRAAAQRNLDFIYGWFMDPLTYGQYPRTMQTLVPDRLPKFTRKQVRMLKGSYDFIGINSYTSSYASANATIDPDPTHIRYATDSHVNLTKYKNDKPIGLQASPSWLYIYPDGIRYILNYTKSTYKDPIIYITENGIGDGINLSLEEARKDLQRIQYHEEHIWKVLRSICEFNVNVQGYFVWSFIDNMEWSSGYTIKMGLYQVDRKNKLTRRPKLSVSWFKEFLKNKASIGGPKCTLLYKTQTQEASSEDTEEL; the protein is encoded by the exons ATGAACATAATTATGGGACCTAGAAGCTCTCTGCTGTTAGGATTGTTAGTCCTGCTGATAATTGGCTCTCTTGATACTAATGAgtcaaagaaagaagagattCCAATTCTTAAGTTTGATAGTAATCAGTTTCCAGATGGTTTTTTCTGGGGAGTAGCTACATCTGCATACCAA ACCGAAGGCGCAGCAAACAAAAGCGGAAGAGGACCCAGTATATGGGATACATTTACCCATGAGTATCCAG AAAGGATAGATGATGGCAGCAACGGAGATGTTGCGGTTGATTTTTATAATCTCTACAAA GAGGATATCAGAAGAATGAGTAAGCAAATTGGTATGAATGCTTTCAGATTCTCCATCTCATGGTCAAGAGTAATACCCA GTGGAAGGGTAAGGGAAGGAGTAAACGAAGAAGGGATTGAATTTTACAACAATGTCATTGATGAAGCTATCAACAATG GCTTGGAGCCTTTCGTGACTATTTTTCATTGGGATGTTCCTCAAGCACTTGAAGACAAGTATGGTGGCTTTTTAAGCCCTAACATTGT GGATGATTTTAGAGATTATGCGGAACTATGCTATCAAAGATTTGGGGACCGAGTGAAACACTGGATCACTTTAAATGAACCATTTGTTTTTTCCACTCATAGCTATGAATCTGGTAGTTTGGCTCCAGGCCGATGTTCACCTTGGGTGAATAGGGCATGCCAAGCAGGAAACTCAGCAACTGAACCTTACATAGTTAGCCATCATTTGCTCCTTGCTCATGCAGCAGCtgttgatatatataaaaagcaG CATCTAAATGGCAAAATTGGAATAACACTGGATGTAACCTGGACTGAACCTTACTCCGACAGTCCTGCTGACCGTGCAGCAGCTCAAAGGAATCTTGATTTCATATATGGTTG GTTTATGGACCCTTTAACCTATGGTCAATATCCAAGGACAATGCAGACTCTAGTTCCAGATCGATTGCCCAAATTCACTAGGAAACAAGTTCGAATGCTAAAGGGATCATATGATTTTATTGGCATAAACTCCTATACTTCAAGTTATGCTTCTGCCAATGCTACTATTGACCCTGATCCAACTCATATCAGATATGCAACTGACAGTCATGTTAATTTGACAA AGTATAAGAATGACAAACCCATTGGCTTACAG GCTTCTCCAAGTTGGTTGTATATTTACCCAGATGGAATCCGATATATTTTGAACTATACCAAATCTACATATAAGGAtccaataatttatattactgAAAATG GAATTGGAGATGGAATAAATCTCTCTTTAGAAGAAGCTCGAAAGGATTTACAGAGGATACAATATCATGAGGAACATATTTGGAAAGTCCTTAGATCCATTTG TGAGTTCAATGTTAACGTGCAAGGTTATTTTGTATGGTCTTTTATAGACAACATGGAGTGGTCAAGTGGATATACTATAAAGATGGGTTTGTATCAAGTGGACCGCAAGAATAAACTGACAAGACGCCCAAAACTTTCAGTCAGTTGGTTCAaggaatttttaaaaaataaagcttCTATTGGTGGACCCAAATGCACTCTACTATACAAAACCCAGACCCAGGAGGCTTCTTCAGAGGATACAGAAGAGCTGTAG